AAATTACAGAATTATTATTCGCAGTTAAAAGCAGAGCTTTCGGCTGAGGAGGCTATCCATAAAGGCTATACAACCGCTGTAACTGCAATTCTAGAAGCCAGAGATAGGGGCGAACTCAAAGGAATTCACGGTACCGTTGGCGAGCTAGGTAGTACTAGTAAAGAATACGAGCAAGCTCTTGCAATAGCTGCTGGCGGTAGATTGCAATCAATTGTTGTAGATAACGATGAAAATGCTACTAAAGCTATAAATTATTTAAAGAGTAAAAAGCTGGGAAGAGCTACTTTTTTACCTTTAAACAAACTGCTCAAAGGCAATCCTGCAGGTAAAGCTTTGCTTGTAGTAAAAGATGCTAATGCTGTAGGCTTCGCAGTAGATCTTTTAAAATTTGACGAGAAATACAGAAATGCATTCTGGTATGTGTTTGGAAGCACTATAGTAATGAAAGATATGGAATCCGCAAGAAGGCATATGGGTGGGGTAAGACTCGTAACTTTAACCAACGAGCTCCTAGAACCCGGTGGCGCTATAACAGGTGGCAGCCTAGAAAAAACAGTTAAATTTGGAGCTGGCGAAACTGACTACGATAAAGTCGGTAAAGAGTTAAGGGAAAAGCTGCAGCAGCAGGAGAAGCTAAGTTCAGAACTAAGTTACGTTAAAGCAGAACTTAACAGTATAGAAAACGAGCTTAAAAGTATTGCAAATAAAAGGGAGCTGAGCATTGGTAAGCTAAGCATTTTAGGGACTAAATCTAAGGAATACTCAGTGAAATTATCAGGGCTTAAAAATTTAGAATCAAAACTTTTAGAAAAACTAAACAATGAAAAAAACAAATTAGCTGAAATTGCAGATAGTATTACTGCTGACAAGCGGAGGGTTTTAGAGTTAGAGCGTAAGAAAGATGAGTTAGCAAAAGCTCTTTTTTCAGCCACTCCACAGCAATTGGCAACGAAATCTAAAGAGCTTCAAGAAATCAGAGAAAATCTTTCAGAGCAATTAAGAGCTTTAGAGGCCAACATCCAGACTATTGGTACTCAGCTAGCTCTTATGCAGCAACGCAAACAAGAGCTTGAAACAAGATTGGAAAATATTAATAAAGAAGAAACCGAAAAGAGTGCCAAAATAGAATTTCTAACTAAAGAAGCTAATCGCTACAACGACGAGCTTAACGCAATACTGAAAGTAGAACAAAGTAGAAGCGCTGAGTTAAAAGAGCTGAACGAGAAACGAGAAATTATTAACAAGCGCATTATAGAGCTTACAAAAGATATTGAGAATTGCAACAATGAGATCAACACTTGTAAGGACTTGTATTCCAGCTGCGAGCTAAGACTTCCTGGTATTGAGGAAAAACTTGCAGATGTTATTGTAGAGCTACATAGTTATGAGCCTTATATTAAAGGCAAAGAAAACGAGAAAATACCATCTGTAGAGGAGCTAAAAACTAGAATACAAGAATGTGAAGATAGAATGCGCATTCTAGAGCCTGTAAATATGAAAGCACTTGAAGAATACGAAGGAGAGAGTAAAAGGAAGGAAAATATTGAGAGTGAGATAAAGCAGTTAATTGCGCAAAAGGAAGAGCTTATTAAAGTTATGGAAGAACTTAATGCAAAAAAGAATATTAATTTTATGAAGGTTTTTGAAGGCGTAAATAAAAACTTCAAAGCTATTTACAAAGAGCTCTCAGGTGGTAACGAAGGAGAACTTGTAATTGAAAATCAAGACAATATTTTTGAAGGGGGACTCAGCATTAGCGTAAAGCAAAAAGGCAAGAAAAGGAAGTTAAGCTCTCTTTCAGGCGCCGAAAAGAGTCTTACAGCACTTGCATTTATATTCGCAATTCAAAACTATTCTCCATCTCCTTTCTATGTACTTGACGAAATTGATATGCATCTAGATGCTTTTAACAGCGAGCTTGTAGCGAATCTTATTAAAAACAATTCTAAGAAAGCGCAATTTATTATTATTTCGTTACGTAAAATTTTACTTAAAGAAGCGGACCATTTGTACGGTGTGGTGAAAGCCGACGGCGAAATTTCTAAAATTATAGGGAACGTGAATTTAGAAGCAGTTGGCGAAGACGGAACAATAAGTAAAGATATTGCTTATGGTGAGGCTTAAAATGGAAAGCACAGCAGTTCTAGAGCACCTGCTNNNNNNNNNNNCTGTAAGCGATAATGGCGAAAAGTTGGATCGCTATATTGAGCTAGTAAATAATTTAAGGGTGCAAACAGACAGAGCATGGAGCGCAATTAAAAGCCCTGTCGATAGAGAAATTATTTTGATTTTTGAGCTTGTAATAGATGAGAAGCTAAATCCCTGGGATGTTGATTTAACAAAATTTGCAAGTTTGTATATGAAAAAAGTTAGGAAAGAGCAGGAGTCTGATCTAATTACGGCAGGCTATCTTATATTACTAGCATGGAATATTTTAAGACTACAAGCAGATAGCTTGCTTGAGAGCGCCACTCCAAAGCAAGTTCAAGAAGAGCTTTTCCCATGGGATGTTATACCAGAATGGGCTATTAATGAAAATTATGATTGCACAAATGCAATACTTACTGGCGCTATTCAGCTTAGCGAAAGGATCCGTCGTAAAGGAGCCAGACGAGTAACTCTTATTGAGCTTGTAACTGCGTTTGAAAATGCTAAAAAATATGTGAGTGCCAGAGAGCTTAGAACGCAGGCTAGAGAGCAGTACATACAAAAGTCTTTAAAAGATGCTTTGGTAACGCTGGATGAAAAATTAGTTAAAGAAGAGCTTGAAAGCGATGCTCGTAAGTTATGGACTAAAATTTGCGAGTTAAATACGTTAGAGCCTATATCATTACGAACAATTTGTAACGGCAATAAAGAAGAATATATTACTGGCATTATATCGGTACTGTATCTAGCTGCCCAGTATAAGCT
This sequence is a window from Candidatus Thermoplasmatota archaeon. Protein-coding genes within it:
- a CDS encoding AAA family ATPase, encoding EIENDKLAELESKIAEYGGEELKELSEKIIKLREELVKVTEGVKYCKDAIEKLKEEKSLVAYEIGANDKEIAKLEKEKRRLEKELEGSRRQAQELEEDYKKTQELIAKSDSTTRAIQEELVELKKEYENVQEVLKKSRAAREICSDVIERLSSECAQHKENISIYELELRNNSELIKELRKELRGYERSEQELNTKFSELTERADKLYGELKVLEPKIVKLQNYYSQLKAELSAEEAIHKGYTTAVTAILEARDRGELKGIHGTVGELGSTSKEYEQALAIAAGGRLQSIVVDNDENATKAINYLKSKKLGRATFLPLNKLLKGNPAGKALLVVKDANAVGFAVDLLKFDEKYRNAFWYVFGSTIVMKDMESARRHMGGVRLVTLTNELLEPGGAITGGSLEKTVKFGAGETDYDKVGKELREKLQQQEKLSSELSYVKAELNSIENELKSIANKRELSIGKLSILGTKSKEYSVKLSGLKNLESKLLEKLNNEKNKLAEIADSITADKRRVLELERKKDELAKALFSATPQQLATKSKELQEIRENLSEQLRALEANIQTIGTQLALMQQRKQELETRLENINKEETEKSAKIEFLTKEANRYNDELNAILKVEQSRSAELKELNEKREIINKRIIELTKDIENCNNEINTCKDLYSSCELRLPGIEEKLADVIVELHSYEPYIKGKENEKIPSVEELKTRIQECEDRMRILEPVNMKALEEYEGESKRKENIESEIKQLIAQKEELIKVMEELNAKKNINFMKVFEGVNKNFKAIYKELSGGNEGELVIENQDNIFEGGLSISVKQKGKKRKLSSLSGAEKSLTALAFIFAIQNYSPSPFYVLDEIDMHLDAFNSELVANLIKNNSKKAQFIIISLRKILLKEADHLYGVVKADGEISKIIGNVNLEAVGEDGTISKDIAYGEA